In a genomic window of Hippoglossus stenolepis isolate QCI-W04-F060 chromosome 15, HSTE1.2, whole genome shotgun sequence:
- the LOC124854858 gene encoding hepatitis A virus cellular receptor 1 homolog isoform X1: MCGVSVRYHFAIMKLLLLLAVLSVGEGGSSRKVAGRAGGSVTLPCSYDMKNRKPLSVCWNRGNLPVFKCDNVLIATDELSVREDSRRSSRYQLLGRLDQGDVSLTILNITESDAGQYGCRVDIPGWFNDDKHHLDLTVDSAPQTTTSVNSETSTLQKTDTHTAGHMNATETVLTSSFSSVIRQQESSSVTVALVSVMFGLIVFVTAGGVIILVRKWMRLHKVREA; encoded by the exons atgtgtggagTTAGTGTGCGATACCACTTTGCCatcatgaagctgctgctgctgctcgctgtgCTCTCAG ttgGTGaaggtggcagcagcaggaaagTTGCAGGCCGAGCCGGTGGCAGCGTCACTCTGCCGTGTAGCTACGACATGAAGAATCGCAAGCCGCTGTCAGTTTGCTGGAATCGAGGAAACCTACCAGTGTTTAAATGCGACAATGTGCTCATCGCCACAGACGAGCTGAGCGTGAGAGAGGACAGCAGAAGGTCCAGCAGGTATCAGCTGCTGGGACGACTGGACCAGGGGGACGTGTCCCTGACCATCCTGAACATCACAGAGTCGGACGCTGGACAATACGGCTGCAGAGTGGACATCCCCGGCTGGTTCAATGATGACAAACACCACCTTGACTTGACTGTTGACTCAG CTCCACAGACGACCACATCAGTGAACTCAGAGACGTCCACACTGCAGAAaaccgacacacacactgcag gtCACATGAACGCCACAGAAACCGTCCTGACTTCCTCCTTTAGCAGCGTCATCAGA cagcaggagagcagcagtGTGACCGTGGCTCTGGTGTCTGTCATGTTCGGGTTGATAGTTTTTGTCACAGCGGGCGGAGTCATCATCCTCG tgAGAAAATGGATGCGACTCCACAAAGT
- the LOC124854858 gene encoding hepatitis A virus cellular receptor 1 homolog isoform X2, translating to MCGVSVRYHFAIMKLLLLLAVLSVGEGGSSRKVAGRAGGSVTLPCSYDMKNRKPLSVCWNRGNLPVFKCDNVLIATDELSVREDSRRSSRYQLLGRLDQGDVSLTILNITESDAGQYGCRVDIPGWFNDDKHHLDLTVDSAPQTTTSVNSETSTLQKTDTHTAGHMNATETVLTSSFSSVIRQESSSVTVALVSVMFGLIVFVTAGGVIILVRKWMRLHKVREA from the exons atgtgtggagTTAGTGTGCGATACCACTTTGCCatcatgaagctgctgctgctgctcgctgtgCTCTCAG ttgGTGaaggtggcagcagcaggaaagTTGCAGGCCGAGCCGGTGGCAGCGTCACTCTGCCGTGTAGCTACGACATGAAGAATCGCAAGCCGCTGTCAGTTTGCTGGAATCGAGGAAACCTACCAGTGTTTAAATGCGACAATGTGCTCATCGCCACAGACGAGCTGAGCGTGAGAGAGGACAGCAGAAGGTCCAGCAGGTATCAGCTGCTGGGACGACTGGACCAGGGGGACGTGTCCCTGACCATCCTGAACATCACAGAGTCGGACGCTGGACAATACGGCTGCAGAGTGGACATCCCCGGCTGGTTCAATGATGACAAACACCACCTTGACTTGACTGTTGACTCAG CTCCACAGACGACCACATCAGTGAACTCAGAGACGTCCACACTGCAGAAaaccgacacacacactgcag gtCACATGAACGCCACAGAAACCGTCCTGACTTCCTCCTTTAGCAGCGTCATCAGA caggagagcagcagtGTGACCGTGGCTCTGGTGTCTGTCATGTTCGGGTTGATAGTTTTTGTCACAGCGGGCGGAGTCATCATCCTCG tgAGAAAATGGATGCGACTCCACAAAGT